One Crocosphaera sp. UHCC 0190 DNA window includes the following coding sequences:
- a CDS encoding DNA recombination-mediator protein A, translating to MSQSVDIPTLDTLAQELAAIQQTGSKRIALLGSRHVPITHQQLIEMMSYALVLGGNRLMTSGATGTNAAAIKGAMRADPNLLTVILPQSLTKQPRESKEQLEQVIHLVENPENDGLSLGEASAMCNREIITRCQQLICFAFHDSHTLLQTCAEAEEQRKLVTLFYFD from the coding sequence TTGAGTCAATCAGTTGATATTCCTACCCTAGATACGTTGGCGCAGGAACTCGCTGCTATCCAGCAAACGGGTTCAAAACGTATTGCCTTATTAGGTTCGCGCCATGTCCCGATCACTCATCAACAGTTAATTGAAATGATGAGTTATGCTTTGGTTTTAGGTGGTAATCGTTTGATGACATCCGGTGCCACAGGAACCAACGCAGCCGCGATTAAAGGGGCTATGCGAGCCGATCCTAACCTGTTGACAGTCATTTTACCCCAAAGCCTGACAAAGCAGCCTAGAGAGTCTAAAGAGCAACTAGAACAGGTGATTCATCTGGTGGAAAACCCAGAAAATGATGGCTTATCTTTAGGGGAAGCTAGTGCTATGTGTAACCGAGAAATTATTACTCGTTGTCAACAGTTAATCTGCTTTGCCTTTCATGATAGTCATACCCTATTACAAACCTGTGCGGAAGCAGAAGAACAACGAAAATTGGTGACGTTATTCTATTTTGATTAA
- a CDS encoding LapA family protein, with protein MLKLLTNFMVAGLIAFWLGAIAIFSIQNITAVSLTFLLWQSIKLPIGVLLAFCVSGGFILGALLPILWQPLKPKGKRRLSRETQSSNDFDFDFDQ; from the coding sequence ATGCTTAAATTGCTGACTAATTTTATGGTTGCTGGGTTGATTGCTTTTTGGTTAGGGGCGATCGCTATTTTTTCGATTCAAAATATTACTGCTGTTTCCTTAACCTTTTTATTATGGCAATCGATTAAACTACCCATTGGGGTTTTGCTTGCTTTTTGTGTGAGTGGCGGTTTTATCTTAGGAGCATTATTACCGATCCTGTGGCAACCCCTAAAACCCAAGGGAAAACGACGTTTATCGAGGGAAACTCAATCCTCAAATGATTTTGACTTTGACTTTGATCAATAA
- a CDS encoding response regulator transcription factor codes for MSNAHILVVEDEAKLAQFIELELKYEGYQITVVNDGLSGLTTAREINPDLILLDWMLPGISGLEICKRLRQTGSKVPIVLVTAKDDISDRVAGLDAGADDYIVKPFSLEELLARVRAHLRRNQDDNPDLLQFEDLSLNRNTREVYRGSRLIELTAKEFDLLEYLITHPRQVLTRDQILERVWGYDFMGDSNIIEVYIRYLRLKLEAEQEKRLIQTVRGVGYVLRD; via the coding sequence ATGAGTAACGCCCATATTTTAGTCGTTGAAGATGAAGCCAAACTTGCTCAATTCATTGAGTTAGAATTAAAATATGAAGGCTATCAAATTACCGTGGTTAATGACGGTTTATCAGGTTTAACTACCGCCAGAGAAATTAACCCTGACCTAATTTTATTAGATTGGATGTTGCCCGGTATTTCAGGCTTAGAAATTTGTAAACGCCTCCGCCAAACAGGGAGTAAAGTCCCTATTGTGTTAGTCACTGCTAAAGATGATATCAGCGATCGCGTGGCAGGACTCGATGCGGGGGCCGATGATTATATTGTAAAGCCTTTTAGTCTCGAAGAATTACTGGCCAGAGTGCGGGCCCACCTGCGACGTAACCAAGACGATAACCCAGACTTACTGCAATTTGAAGATTTAAGCTTAAATCGGAATACCCGTGAAGTTTATCGAGGCAGTCGTTTAATTGAACTCACCGCCAAAGAATTTGACCTTCTAGAATATCTTATTACTCATCCGCGCCAAGTGCTAACCCGTGACCAAATTTTAGAAAGAGTGTGGGGTTATGATTTTATGGGAGATTCCAATATTATTGAGGTTTATATCCGCTATTTACGCTTAAAACTAGAAGCAGAACAAGAAAAACGCCTTATTCAAACTGTGCGCGGTGTAGGGTATGTATTGCGAGACTGA
- a CDS encoding Coq4 family protein, with amino-acid sequence MLNINETQQQWQDKVFESFLNLVRSPDGDFASIGQLGNALYETESFDVMIAFLSQTPQGKLAFEKRISLGKIDLQKFHQFPKNSLAYQYADHMIRHDLSPLKPQIVENDYQYLTAHLTETHDIWHVVTGSNTDILGEIRLEAFYVAQLYVSRFWLALLAKNLLKAVVYDIELGGQYLEAISEGWTLAKQTKPLFGIDWNQLWETPLDEIRKDLKLVP; translated from the coding sequence ATGCTAAATATTAATGAAACTCAACAACAATGGCAAGATAAAGTTTTTGAAAGTTTTCTCAATCTTGTTCGCTCACCCGATGGCGATTTCGCCTCGATTGGGCAGTTAGGAAACGCCTTGTATGAAACTGAAAGCTTTGATGTCATGATCGCGTTTTTATCTCAAACGCCTCAAGGAAAATTGGCCTTTGAAAAACGTATTTCTTTAGGCAAGATTGATTTACAAAAGTTTCATCAATTCCCGAAAAATTCTTTAGCTTATCAATACGCTGATCACATGATTCGCCATGATTTAAGCCCTTTAAAACCGCAAATTGTGGAAAATGACTATCAATATTTAACAGCCCACCTCACAGAAACTCATGATATTTGGCACGTTGTCACTGGAAGTAATACGGACATTTTGGGAGAGATTAGGTTAGAAGCATTTTATGTCGCCCAACTCTATGTCTCCCGTTTTTGGTTAGCATTATTAGCGAAAAATTTATTAAAAGCTGTGGTTTATGATATCGAATTAGGGGGACAATATTTAGAAGCTATCAGCGAAGGTTGGACTCTGGCCAAACAAACCAAACCATTGTTCGGTATAGACTGGAATCAACTCTGGGAAACCCCGTTAGATGAAATTAGAAAAGATCTCAAACTTGTTCCCTAG